One Rosa chinensis cultivar Old Blush chromosome 5, RchiOBHm-V2, whole genome shotgun sequence genomic region harbors:
- the LOC121049261 gene encoding uncharacterized protein LOC121049261, whose protein sequence is MNPAKCVFGVQAGDFLGFIVHQRGIEVPEDKASKIQSFSPLLNLQGHNEFIWEPKHQEAFDKIKSYLASPPVLVPPRAGFVLKLYISAAEASNGSLLAQDDEEGIEHAIFYLSRILTDCETRYTPMEKLCLTLYFLACKLRHYMLSFTTCIIAQTDLVKYMLSRPILRGLIGKWVLALSEFSLQYVTQKAVKGQAIADFLAHHPIVDVPATKELEIATTTIQPDLARIPEYVLWYQAIVSLQPWVLFFDGSCTETLSGAGVVLENPAGYRFSYSFQLEFKCTNNQAEYEALIIGLEVLLELGVRDVQVRGQSLLVINQLQEKYRCVSCLLVPYLNRVVELLDQYDDVGLEHILRERNFASNELAQLATGSTLKYRVRERISKVERRTLPSWLVLPDPPDEPVVAVLEPIDVDWRIPLIDYLKHPDPIADRNIRFLPLNYFLRGEELHRRGEDGIDFRCVYGRKAKRLMREVHEDQQHLIGEDYVQAMWQEHEDLSRKRLEALDSLVMEMQQITRAYNKRTRGHSYKEGEIVWKAVLPFGEKLTGRGKWTPRWEGPFVIHRILERGAFQLKDLDGDLHRNPINGRFLKKYYPSVWEFEDPPDPAVPEIGGQT, encoded by the exons ATGAACCCCGCCAAATGTGTTTTCGGAGTTCAGGCTGGTGACTTTCTAGGATTTATAGTCCACCAGAGaggaattgaggtccctgaggacAAGGCCA gtaaaatccagtcCTTTTCCCCACTGCTGAATCTGCAGGGACATAACGAGTTTATATGggaacctaaacatcaagaggcttttgacaaaaTTAAGTCCTATTTAGCGAGCCCGCCAGTGCTTGTTCCACCTAGAGCTGGATTCGTATTGAAGCTGtatatttcagcagctgaggcttccaaTGGAAGCCTACTTGCTCAAGATGACGAGGAAGGCATCGAACATGccatcttttacctcagtaggatacttacagattgcgaaacaaggTATACTCCAATGGAGAAGCTGTGTCTTACACTATATTTCTTAGCATGCAAGTTACGGCACTACATGttgtcctttactacttgcatcattgctcaaacAGACTTGGTTAAATACATGCTGTCGCGACCTATTCTGAGAGGTCtcattggcaagtgggtgcttGCGTTATCCGAATTCTCACTACAATACGTTACACAGAAAGCAGTAAAGGGACAGGCTATCGCAGACTTCCTCGCACATCACCCTATAGTGGATGTCCCCGCCACGAAagagttagagatagcgaccACCACCATTCAACCAGATTTGGCGCGCATTCCAGAATATGTTTTATGGTATCAAGCCATAGTCTCCCTCCAACCCTGGGTATTGTTTTTTGATGGCTCATGCACAGAAACCCTATCGGGGGCAGGGGTGGTTCTGGAAAACCCAGCAGGCTATCGTTTTTCATATTCTTTCCAATTGGAGTTTAAGTGCACCAATAAccaagcagagtatgaggccctcattatCGGCCTAGAGGTATTATTGGAGCTGGGAGTGAGAGATGTTCAGGTACGTGGTCAATCTTTGCTCGTGATCAACCAACTTCAAGAGAAGTATAGGTGTGTAAGCTGCTTGCTCGTACCATATTTGAATCGCGTCGTTGAACTCCTAGACCAATATGATGACGTGGGTTTGGAGCACATCCTTCGCGAGCGCAATTTCGCGTCCAATGAACTCGCCCAATTGGCCACAGGAAGTACATTGAAATATAGGGTTCGCGAGCGCATTTCGAAGGTTGAGCGACGCACGCTACCTTCGTGGCTTGTGCTACCTGACCCTCCTGATGAGCCGGTCGTCGCTGTCCTAGAGCCTATTGACGTAGATTGGCGCATCCCTTTGATAGATTACCTCAAACATCCAGACCCCATTGCAGACAGGAATATCCGTTTCCTTCctttaaattacttcctcagaggCGAAGAGCTACATCGACGCGGTGAAGATGGCATCGATTTCAGATGTGTCTATGGCCGCAAAGCGAAACGATTAATGCGAGAAGTACATGAAG ATCAACAGCATCTGattggtgaagattatgtccaggctatgtggcaagaacatgaagaccttagTAGGAAGCGCTTAGAGGCTTTGGACTCCTTGGTCATGGAAATGCAGCAGATCACTCGCGCCTACAATAAAAGGACGCGTGGTCACAGTTACAAGGAAGGTGAGATCGTGTGGAAAGCAGTCCTGCCGTTTGGCGAAAAGTTGACTGGCCGCGGTAAATGGACTCCTCGCTGGGAAGGACCTTTTGTTATTCACCGAATTCTAGAACGTGGGGCTTTTCAGCTCAAAGATTTGGACGGCGACCTCCACCGCAACCCCATTAACGGCAGGTTCCTCAAGAAATATTACCCCAGTGTTTGGGAATTTGAAGACCCACCGGATCCAGCTGTTCCTGAGATTGGGGGGCAAACATAG